Within the Salinibacterium sp. TMP30 genome, the region CGGATCGCGGTTGACCCGGTTCGATCTTCGACTCGAAAGAAAACGGTACGGAAGGAAAGCAACGAGCGCACGCGGCCAACATCTGATGCTCCTACACCGACTTATCTACGCTACGTGCGGAAAGAGACAAGAATCCGGGAAGACCAACAGAACCAACTCACGGTCGAGGCGAGACGCCTCAACAGGGCCAAGAAAAGCCAGGGAGCGCGGATCACTGAGAACTCCCTCATAAGGGTCGCGATTGACTTGCTCCTCGCCCAGATTGGCGTCGCGGCTGGCGACGACGAGGACTCGATCCGCAAGTCAATGACGACATGACCGGCGTAAATAACTGGGACGACGTATCCATCTTTGATGACCGGCGGGCAGCCTTCAGGGGACTGCCCGCCGCGCCAGCATCCGACCAGTACTCGATACTCAAGGCCTGGTGAGGTTCTCCATCGCTGAGACCACTCATCGCGCACTCACCCGTGACACCGCGCTGATTTTCACTGCGCCCTGGGACGCAGTCAAATCAGCCTGCGTCAGCGCGCTCCCCTCAACGCGCCTTCACCGAAAAACCTGATTCAGGTGAGTAGATGCCAAGACTTAATCACCGGAGCCTGTCGGCATCCTTGACGGACGCGACTCGCACCATGCTGTGACGCAGATGCAGGTCGATGCTTCCCGCCGCAGATTTGCTCATACTTGTTTGCGCCACGGTACCAACGGGACGGTTCATCGAAATAGCTGCCTCTGCAGTGCGAAGCGCGCCGGAGGATTTGCCGGCTTCTACGACTATTGTTTTGGTCGCTATTGCGGCCAGCAGTTGCTCGGCTCGGCGCTGCCCTCGAACTGTGATCGCGTCCGTAGGTGGCGATTCACTGATTCGCACCGAACCATCCACAACCTCAGCGCCGAGGAGCCCCTCCGCAGCGACGGTGATCGTTCTTCCTCGCATTGCGGCGGCGGCACTTAATGACAGTTGGTCGACACCCTGGGTCATTCCTGAAGCAATAACCCATCGCCGGTCGGCAAGACCGGTGGCCAACTCGATCGTCATGTGGATTGCTCCGGCAGTTGGGTCAGCGGTTCCCGTGATCGCAACTGCCGGGAGTTCAAGGACCGCCATGTCGCCCTGGGCAAAGAGCACTAGAGGCGCACTGCGCCGGAGTGCGCTCAACTGGCTCGGCCACTGAACATCTCTCGGTGTTAACACGTGCCCTCCGTTGCGGCTCATGGAGCGCAGCGTATCCGCCACACGCTTTGCTGATGCAAGTGCGCGAATCCGCTGACGCACGAGATGCGACAAGGCAACGGGGCGATCTCGTCCATCGTGAACCGCCGCAACGAACGCAACGGGACCCCCGAGGATGTCGATTCCGATAGCCACAGTAGGATCCCCGCTGACCCCTGCAGAGGCCAGGGCAATCCGAGCGATGGTGTCGTCATCGAGCACACACGACGTGGTCCCCATGGAAGGTGACAGCGAGTTGACACTCATAGTGAGCCACGCTCCTCATGTTGATCGCGTTTCTTGCCTTCGGGCAGACCAGATCTAGCTCGACAGGATGAGGTGAAATAGCGCACGGTTCGAGTGGTGAGAGCGACGAACCGAGGGCCCGTGCCCGCAGCCCGCATCTTCCGCAAATCCTCGACTGTCAGTTCAATGAGCTCGGCTGTTTCAGCAGGCGTGAGGAAGTAGAGCTCATCCAGTTTTTCTCGTATAGCGGTAGCCATTACTCGCAGGCCTCACAGTTCAAGTCATCCATCGGGTCGACGGGCACCTGGTACTCGCCTACGGTCTCTGTGTCTCTTTGCATTTTCTTTATCCCTTCCCATGTCTTTTTCGACACAAAGTGCGAAATGGTGCGACGGTGTGAATTCGCCAGTGACCGTGGAATACCGGAGTTCCGCGAGGATATGCCGCGAAAGCACTTGCGAAGAGAGGAATCGTGCTTACACTCACCTAGCGAAAACAGACAACGAAGTTGCTGGAACATAGGAGCCATCGGCTCACCAATTGCTCGTTATCAACGAGCGTCGTTAGACCTTCTTGTGCTTGATCTTGGGTAGTAGCCGTTGGTCACGAAGAGACGCAGCTCGGACGCCAGCACCACAGCTCCTTTCGCGGAAAACTTTGCTGCGCAAACTTTGGCCACGGTGCGTTGCACTGTCAGCGGATTCGAACTGTTGGGCGTCTTCAGCCAACAGGCGACAAACCCAAGGAGATCGCCATAAATAAGAAGCCAGAACCTGACGTCGACGAATACTTCGCACCCGTCGATCCGATAGAAGGTTCGCAGTGCGACAGCTGCCAGCAGGCAGCAAGTACCGGCGTAGCAGCCGGCACTTTACGCTGGGAAGGCGTTAACGCGATTCCACTGCGGAGCCCCATACCCAGGCGCGGTGTGGTTCTCCGCTGATGGAGTTCCATTGAATGGCCATGGCTCGCTCTGTCCATGCCACTGCGTCCGCTTCAACCCGAAGGGCTCACTCGGAGTATCGGACCCATGCCCAGACGGGGCGTGGGTTTTGTGTTCGAGTGAGGTCGAAACGACTCAGTTCCAGCTCTTCATCGTTCAATGAGTCCGGGGCGCTCGATGCCATTATTCGCGCGATGATGTTCGCGTCCATTCGTTCATCGATCTGGCGCGCATAGCGCTTGCTGCTGCCCACGACATCACCATAGGTGCGGCCGCCGACTAACTATCCACAGCTTCCGGCAACGGCCCCCACGTGCGTGCGCGGTATCGCACGCTTAGATGACGACGAATTGGAGAGAGTCATGTCTAGGTACGTATTCGCAGATGAGCAAGGGCAGTCCTGGGCTGTGGGTTTCGATCCTTCGGTTGCCAGCTATTCCGCTCAGATTGACTCAACGAACGATGCTGTAACTGTCGTAGGCGATGGGTACGGCGAGGTCCACAGCGTTGACGATTTGAAGAAGAAACTGGAGCAGCGTGTGCAGCTGCCGGCCTCGATCGAGGACAAGCTTCGTGCGTGCGGACCCGAGCGCGTCACCGCTCTTCAGGCTGTCCGTGCACGTTCGCGGGTGCGGGGTATGGAACAGCACGTCCTCAGAGCAGCGCATGACGGCGTGGGCCTTTGATCGCGCACAAAGTGCGACAGTGAACTGGCGGGCAGCCATGTGGCCTGCTCTGGTCTTCTCAACGAGGGGCCGGATGCAGCTCAACTAGCCCGCAGCGCGGACAAGTGATTGTTCCGGGTTTCTCGAATCGATCGCCTGGCCGCCATTGGCGGTCGCGGCCGCACGATGGGCACGTCGTAATGGGGGAGGTCATCTCAGTTGTCAACGAGCTGGCCTCGACAGCTTCCTTCATCGCGTGATCGTGAATCTGCCGCTCACGATCATCGGCCGGCCAATCACGAAGCACGGCATGGATCGCGTCCGCTGAGACGAACGTTCGCACAGGGTGCTCGAGCTCACGGGCGACGAAGCGAGCCAGTCGGCGCCACTCGTCGACCGAGACAGACAATCCTTCGAGTTCCTGCGAGGCACAGCCATCGGCCAGTAAAGCCGCTCGGATAGTGAGTGTCAACGGGTGAACCGGCTTGCCGTTTAGTCCAATGACTGTTCCCATATGCGCATCCTAATTAGTGCCCGGGCTGTGCTGATGAAGCGATCCAGTTTGTGGATAACGGAAGGGAGCTATCGGCTGTTGGCGACGGGAAGCAGAATCGTGAAGTGCTGGGGGATCAGGACACTCGATCGATGAGGTCAGGGCCGTTTCCAGTCAGCGGTGCGATCTGGTGAGAGGTCAGGGAGCTTGCGACAGGGATTGCTGCCGCGACTGCGGCATCGACCAAAGTTTGACCGCCCGCTGTTGTGGGGGCGGTCCATTCGTCCCAGAAATCGCGGGGGAGTGTCACCGGGTTTCGATCATGCAGGTGGGCAAGCTCGGGAACGCTGGCCATGGTGAGGATCGTCGTTGACAGTGACCACGCATCATCGCCTTCCTTCGAAGGGTCCTTCCACCAGGAGAAAAGGCCCGCGAATCCGAGCAGGTCGCCTGCTGGGTCGTGGATGAAGTTGGGTGTTTTGGTTTTTCCTTCAGTGACCCATTCGAAGTAACCGGTCGCTGGCACGATGGCGCGTTTGGATTTCACGGGGTTCTTCCACGTGGCTTTGTCGGTGATGTTTTCTGAGCGTGCGTTGAACGTGGGGAACTTCTGCGAGAGATCCTTCGCCCACGGGGCGACCAAGGACCACCGGGCAAGCTTGGTGCGATGTCCGTGTTCCTCATCCTCGAAGAGGATCGGAATCTGTGTGGTCGGTTTGATGTTCCATGATGCGGACCATTCCCGGAAGTCGCCACCGGCAGCAACATATTCCTCGATCAGAGCATTGACTTTGTCATCAAGAGCAAACCGTCCGCACACGCACATGAGGGTACCCCCATTGCTGCGTCACTTGGTGGGTAGATTCGCGACACCAATTTGTCTCTACGACCATAGTTCGCTCCCTCGGCTGCGACCCTCCGTTCGCTATTTGCAGACTCCTCCACTGCGTTCCCCCGCTTAGCAACCGCTTACTGCGGGTACTTCGCCTCCTCCGCTCTCTATTGCTCTACGTGCCCAACCGGCACCGCGAATCTGATAACCCAATAGAGAGAGAAACAATGGCTAACTCACGCAACGAGATCTTCGACCTCGAAACGATCAGTACAACTATTTCCAATCACGCCCACGCCGGCATCCGGTCTGACAGGTTGGCGGCGCGTGCACTTGATCTGGCAATGTTTGGAGGCATGGGATACGAACTCGTCTCCACTCTGAAGGTTGAGGGTGAAGGATCGATCGCGATTCTCGACACCCTCCAGCGGCGAAAGAGTGACTAAGTCTTTCTTGAGGGGGTGGCTTCTGCTGCCCCCTCGATGGGAGGGGTGCCGTTATCGCACAGAGTTCGGATACGCCGATAGGGTTTGGTTATGCCTGACGCGGTGGATTTCTCCCTCCAATCGGCGCGTGCATTCGCGGACAAATACGCTTCAGCGAAGTCAGAGAAGCAACTCGCGCAGTCGTATTGGCGAGATTTCTTTGGCATGGTCTGCGGTATCGACGATCTCCTTGCGACGGGAGTCGAGTTCGAGCAGCCCGTCAAGTCAGCCGCAACAGGTATGACGAACTTCGTCGACGTGCTCTGGCCGGGCGTAGTTCTTGTCGAGCACAAAACCGCCGGCAAGGACTTGGACAAGGCAGAGACACAAGCCCGTGATTACCTCGTTTCGTTACCGCTAACACATCGCACCCCGGTCATCATCGTTTCTGACTTCGCTCATATTCGTATTGTCGAGGTACTCGCAGGTAGAAGCATCGAGTTCTCCCTAACCGAGCTGCCGGATCACCTTCACCGCATCGAGGCAATTGTGGGCAACCACGCCAAGGAAGCAGCGCGCCCCGAGGTTTCCGCTGACATTCAAGCCGTCCAGCTGATGGCTGACTTGTTCCTCGCCTTCGAGAAGGCCGGCTATAGCGGCCACGAGGTCAGCGTGTTTCTTGTCCGTGTGCTCTTTCTCCTATTCGGTGACGACACCCGCATGTGGAAGAGAGTGGGGCATGGCCTTTTCGCAGAGTTCATTTCCGACTCCTCGACTGACGGAATCGGGCTAGGCGGACGCATCCAAGAACTCTTCCAGGTCCTCGACACACCGCCCGAGAAACGGCCGTCGTCTCTCAATCCGAGACTCACTGACTTCCCGTATGTCAACGGGGGACTCTTCTCCGAATACCTCCACGTCTTCTCCTTCACTGAAGAAATGCGCGATTCGCTGGTTAACGCATCGGCCTATGACTGGTCGAAAATTAGTCCCGCCATCTTTGGCTCGATGTTCCAAACCATCAAAAGCAAAGAAGACCGCCGCGCGCTCGGTGAGCACTACACCTCAGAGGCGAACATCCTGAAGGTGATTCGTCCGCTCTTCCTCGACGACTACCTCGAACGACTTCGTAAAGCTTGGGAAAGCCCCGCGGCGCTCAAGCGCTTGCGATCCGCACTCGGCGTAAATCATTACCTCGATCCTGCCTGTGGCCCGGGAAACTTTCTCGTTGTTGCCTATAAACGGCTACGTGACATCGAACTCAAAATTGTGGCGCGACTCCAAGAGTTGGGAGGAACACAAGGCCAGGTTGGGCTCGATGGGTCGATTGGTCTGCAAGTTCACCTCTCCCAATTCCACGGGATCGAGTATGAAGAATGGTCATCGCAAATTGCGACCGTGGCAATGTTCTTGGCTGACCACCAAGCGAATCTAGCTCTAGACGAAATCACAGGGGCTGCGCCTAACCGTTTCCCCATCACAGACAGCTCCATCATCGTGCACGACAACGCCCTGCAAGTGAACTGGGCCGAGGTCTGCCCCATGGATGAAAACACCGTCATCATGGGCAACCCACCCTTCTACGGCTCATTTCTGCAAAGCCCAGAACAAAAAGCAGACACGGTAAGCGTCTGGAAGGGAATATCCGGCAGCGGCAATCTCGACTATGTCGCAAATTGGTATTTGGTCGCTGCTCGACACATCGCGTCGACGGGCGGACGAGCCGCATTCGTCTCAACGAATTCCGTCACACAGGGTCAGCAGCCCGCAATTATCTGGGGGCAGATAAATCCGCTGGGTGTTGCTATCGACTTTGCCCACCGCACGTTTTCGTGGACCAACGAAGCATCCGGCAAAGCAGCTGTGCACTGCGTCATCATCGGGTTCTCTGCTCGACCTAAACCGAAGAAGCTGCCGCTTTGGAACTATCCCACGGTAAAGGGTGACCCCGAGCTGGGCTGGGCAACCCAGATCAACGCCTACTTACTAGATGCACCAAACACTTTGATCACTGCGCGCAGGAAGCCTCTCCACGCAGACACCCAGCCGATGGACTACGGCAGCAAGCCCACAGACGGTGGCTCCCTTTCAAACATCAGCTCCGCCGAAGCCGACTACATAAAGGCGAACGATCCCGTAGCCGCAAAATATTTGCGCAGGCTCGTCGGGGCGCGAGAACTCATCCATAACGACGTGCGTTTCTGCTTGTGGCTTGTCGGGGCAAGCCCCGCAGACTTGCGAACTTCACCAACACTCGCCACACGCATCAAAGCCGTGCGTGCACTGCGAGAGGCGAGTCCGAAGAAAATGACTCAGCAGGATGCAGAACGCCCATCCGAGTTCCAAGAGATCCGCCAACCAACAACCAACAACTGACTACATCGCCGTCCCTCTCCTTTCGTCAGAAGATCGGGAGTATGTTCCTGTTTCTCTGTTCACGCCCGAGACCATTGTGAATAATTTAGTTTCTGAATCGCCCTGGGTTTCGTTCCTAGGTTTTCTCTTGGGAAGCGGTCGCTCTCAAGAGTGATTCAGCATCAGCGTAGTACTCGTTCTCGGCTTCGGTCGGGGTGCGGTAATCGAGCTCGGAATGAAGGCGCTGGTTATTCCACCACCACACCCATTCCAGCGTTGCGAGTTCGACCTGCTCGACGGTGCGCCACGGCCCGCGAGCACGGATCAGTTCCGTCTTGTAGAGCGCGT harbors:
- a CDS encoding DNA methyltransferase; amino-acid sequence: MPDAVDFSLQSARAFADKYASAKSEKQLAQSYWRDFFGMVCGIDDLLATGVEFEQPVKSAATGMTNFVDVLWPGVVLVEHKTAGKDLDKAETQARDYLVSLPLTHRTPVIIVSDFAHIRIVEVLAGRSIEFSLTELPDHLHRIEAIVGNHAKEAARPEVSADIQAVQLMADLFLAFEKAGYSGHEVSVFLVRVLFLLFGDDTRMWKRVGHGLFAEFISDSSTDGIGLGGRIQELFQVLDTPPEKRPSSLNPRLTDFPYVNGGLFSEYLHVFSFTEEMRDSLVNASAYDWSKISPAIFGSMFQTIKSKEDRRALGEHYTSEANILKVIRPLFLDDYLERLRKAWESPAALKRLRSALGVNHYLDPACGPGNFLVVAYKRLRDIELKIVARLQELGGTQGQVGLDGSIGLQVHLSQFHGIEYEEWSSQIATVAMFLADHQANLALDEITGAAPNRFPITDSSIIVHDNALQVNWAEVCPMDENTVIMGNPPFYGSFLQSPEQKADTVSVWKGISGSGNLDYVANWYLVAARHIASTGGRAAFVSTNSVTQGQQPAIIWGQINPLGVAIDFAHRTFSWTNEASGKAAVHCVIIGFSARPKPKKLPLWNYPTVKGDPELGWATQINAYLLDAPNTLITARRKPLHADTQPMDYGSKPTDGGSLSNISSAEADYIKANDPVAAKYLRRLVGARELIHNDVRFCLWLVGASPADLRTSPTLATRIKAVRALREASPKKMTQQDAERPSEFQEIRQPTTNN
- a CDS encoding SOS response-associated peptidase; this translates as MCGRFALDDKVNALIEEYVAAGGDFREWSASWNIKPTTQIPILFEDEEHGHRTKLARWSLVAPWAKDLSQKFPTFNARSENITDKATWKNPVKSKRAIVPATGYFEWVTEGKTKTPNFIHDPAGDLLGFAGLFSWWKDPSKEGDDAWSLSTTILTMASVPELAHLHDRNPVTLPRDFWDEWTAPTTAGGQTLVDAAVAAAIPVASSLTSHQIAPLTGNGPDLIDRVS
- a CDS encoding DNA-processing protein DprA, which gives rise to MAIGIDILGGPVAFVAAVHDGRDRPVALSHLVRQRIRALASAKRVADTLRSMSRNGGHVLTPRDVQWPSQLSALRRSAPLVLFAQGDMAVLELPAVAITGTADPTAGAIHMTIELATGLADRRWVIASGMTQGVDQLSLSAAAAMRGRTITVAAEGLLGAEVVDGSVRISESPPTDAITVRGQRRAEQLLAAIATKTIVVEAGKSSGALRTAEAAISMNRPVGTVAQTSMSKSAAGSIDLHLRHSMVRVASVKDADRLR